Sequence from the Gemmatimonadetes bacterium SCN 70-22 genome:
AATCCGCGCGACCGCTCGCGTTCGACCGACAGCGGCACGGGGACCAATGCCGCCCACTCGCGCCGCACGTCCTCGGGCCAGTCGAGACGCGCCACGCGCGCGGCCAGCTCCACCGCGACCCCGTGCCACCCCTCGTACTTGAGCGCGTACACCAGGCGCTCGGCAACGCCACCGGGGACCCAGCACCACGACCGCACCGCGCGGACGTAGGGTGGGAGGAGCGGGCACCAGCGACAACTCGCCGTGATCGCACGGGGGTGCCCGCAGCGTTCACACCTGGGGCGCGGGAGCGTTGCGACACGGGCCCAGCAGAGCTGGCAGACCATCCGTTCGCTCGCCGCCGGGATCAGGGCGTCACAGGAGACGCAGATGCGGGGGAGGACGAGCGCTTCGACATGCTCCCGCGCCGTGCGCACCACCGCGTTCCACCACGCTGCCATTCGCCACTCCGTCATCGTGGAGGCGGCGGGCTATCGCGCGGCGGCCGCCTCCAGTGCGCGTCGCATGACCTCCAGGGGGGGCGGACGATGGAACCATTGCTCGAAGGCCGCGGCCCCCTGCACCAGGAGCATCTCCCGTCCGTCGCACGCGGCATGACCTGCACGCCGCGCCTCCCGTACCCAGCGCGTCTCGCCGCGACGATACACCAGGTCCATCACGCGAGCGTCACGCGGCAGCTGGTCGGGCGCGACCGGGACGTCCTCGTCGCGCAGCCCCAGGGGAGTGGCGTTGACCACGAGCTGGGCGCCGTCCAGCGCGTCTCGAAGCGACGGCGCGACCCGGACGCGATCGCCGAATCGGGCGGCCAGCGCGCGCGCGCGCTGTGGGGTTCGCGCCCACAGTCGCACGAGGGCTCCCGGCCACTGCTCCACCGCGGCGCAGACCGCCGACGCGGCGCCCCCGCTCCCCATGCACGCGACCACGCAATGCGCCCGCACGACGCCGAGGGCGTCGGCCAGGGCCTCGAAGCCCGCGACGTCGGTATTGTCGCCGACCAGGGCGTCGTCGTCGCGGGTCCAGAAGGTATTCACCGCACCGACGCGCCTGGCCAGCGGCGTCAGCACATCGCAGGCGGTGAAGACCGATTCCTTGTGCGGGACGGTGACGTTTCCTGCCGCGCGCTGGGTGCGCAGGAGGCGCAAGGCGTGGGGCAAGGCCGCGGGTGGAACGTCCAGCGCCTCGTAGGTGAGGGGGATCCCGGCGTCCCGCAGCGCGGCGTTCTGGAAGGCAGGTGACAACGAGTGGGCCACCGGGTGGCCGATGAGGACCAGCCGCCCGGGACGGTGCCCCGTCACGCGCGTTCGGTCGCCAGGGCGTCGAAGACGCGCCGGATCTCGCGTTGCAGCTCGTCGAAGGTGGCCCGGTACATCTCCAGGTCGCCGCCGAAGGGGTCGGACACCCCTGCGGGATCGCCAGCATCCTTCGCGAACGCGGTCAGGACCTGCGCCTTGCCGTCACCGCCTAACGCCTGGACCCGCTCGAGATGGTGCGGCCCCATGGTGAGGACGAGGTCGGCCCATGCCACCAGATCCGGGGTGAGCTGCCGGGCCGCGTGCCCCCCCAGGTCGAGGTGGCGTTCGAGGGCGACGAGGAGGGCGCCGTCCGAAGCCGGGGCGCCATCCCAGGCGCTCGTTCCCGCGCTCGCCACCTCGACGTCCTCACGGCCACGCCCGATCGCCTCGCGCCTGGCAATGGCCTCCGCGAGCGGGGAGCGACAGGTGTTGCCGGTGCAGACGAAGAGGATCTTCACGTACGGCGGAGGGTGGCGGCGGTGAGGTGAGTGACGAGCGGTCGACGTCGTCCCTGGGATCCTGAAAGTTACCTGCCCCGCACGCGTTTCGCAGTCGCCGCGACGAGCCGCCTAGAACTCCCCCATCAAGTGAGGGACGCTCTCCCGCAGGACCGCGGAGGGGATGGCGCCCGGGCGAATGACACGGGGGCGCCGTCCGGTGCAGTCGACGACGGTGGAGGGGGGCGACGCGACGAGCCTCCCGCCGTCGAGGACCCGGATGATGCCGCGGGTGATCTCGGATTGCCACTGCTGCACGATCTCCCCGGCCGACATGGCTGGTGGCTGCCGGGGGCGATTGGCGCTCGTCGAGGTGATGGGGTCGCCGTAGGCGCGCAGGAGTCGCTGCAGCCCCTCGTGCGAGGTCCAGCGTACCGCGACGCCACCCTCTGGTCCGCGCAGCCGCGCGGGGACGCGCCGGTCGCCACCGGTGAGCACGAGGGTGAGTGGTCCGGGCCAATGGCGTGCCGCCAGGCGCGCGGCGTCACTCGTCAGCGCGAGATCGAGGCGGGTGAGCATGTCGCTCCCGGCGATGAGGAGGAGGAACGGCTTGGCCGGCGGGCGCTGCTTCAGGCGCACCAGCGTCTCCACCGCATCGTGGTCCACCGCCGTCCCGAAGCCGTAGACGGTCTCGGTGGGATAAGCGAGGACGCCGCGATTCCGCAGGTGGTCGATCGTGGTCCCGAGCGATGCCTCCACTTCCGGTGGGGACCAGAACGGGGTGGAGAGCGTCCCCGCGCTCATTCCGGGAGGTGCGCCAGGGCGTCGGCGCGGGCGAAATCCTCTTCCTCGGTGACCTTCATGGCACGCTCACTCCCCCGCACCACGACGACCGGGAAGGCGAGTCGCTCGCAGAGGGCGGCATCGTCCGTTGCCCCCACTCCCGCGCGGCGCGCCTCGAGGTGCGCGCGCTCGAGCATCTCCCTGGGAAAGGCCTGGGGCGTCTGCGCGCGCCAGAGGCGGGCGCGATCGACGGTTCGCAGACCACGGGGAGGGCGGCGATGGCTCCCGTCCCGGCACGGGCCTGGCGGATGACGGCGTCGATCGTCGCGTCGGTCACCAGCGGGCGCGCGGCGTCGTGGACGACGACGATCTCCACCTCGTCGTCGAGATCCTCGATCCCGCTCCACACGCTGTCCATGCGTTCGCGCCCTCCCACGGAGACCAGGAGGCGATCGACGTCGCACTGGAAGATCCACGGGGGCGGGTCGCCGGCGACCGAACGCGGGAGTACGGCGACGACCTGCGCCACGTCGGCCCGGCGGTGGAAGGCCTGGATGCTGTGCAGGAGCATGGGCTTTCCCGCCACCCACCGGAACTGCTTGAGCTCCCGGCTCCCCGTCCGGCTTCCGCTTCCGGCCGCGACGATGATCACGCCGACATCGCGCCTGGCCGCGGTGTCGGGACGCAGCTCGGGCGGGGCCGCCTGGCGCGGGAGGTGGCCGGGGGCGCGCTCGGCGGGGTGCCCGTCGTGTCCTTCCCCCCCGGGGTGATCGGCGCCCGCCGCGTGGTCGTGCATCACCGGAACAGTCCCTTGAACAGGCCGCCTAACGAACCGACGCCGACCGCGCGCACCCCGTCCGGCGTCCGTCGGGGGACGCCGCGCTCCGACAGGTACACCGTGCGGAATCCGAGCTGGGCCGCCTCCGCCAGTCGCCGCTCGGCCTGCGACACCGGGCGGATCTCGCCGGCGAGTCCCACTTCACCGATGAAGACGGCGTCGGGCGGGAGCGCCTGGTCGTACACGCTCGATGCGAGTGCGGCCGCGACGGCCAGGTCACCGGCCGGTTCCTGCATGCGCAGCCCGCCGACCACGTTGAGGAAGACATCGAGGGGAGCGAAGGAGAGCCCCGCCCGCTTGTCGAGCACCGCCAGGAGCAAGGCGAGGCGGCGTCCGTCGAATCCGGTGGCCACCCGCTGCGGGGTGCCGAACCCCGCCTTGGCGGCGAGCGCCTGCACCTCGACGAGCACGGGACGTGTCCCCTCCAGCAGGGCGGTGATCGCGCTCCCGGAGGCGCGCCCCTCGCGATCGCCGAGAAAGAGCGCCGACGGGTTTCCCACCCCGAGCAGCCCATCTTCCGTCATGCGGAAGACGCCGATCTCGTCCACCGAGCCGAAGCGATTCTTGGTGGCGCGCAGGATGCGGTGATCGCCGGTCCCCTCGCCCTCGAAGTAGAGCACCGTGTCGACGATGTGCTCGAGCGTCTTGGGGCCGGCGATCCCGCCGCCCTTGGTCACGTGTCCCACCACGAGGACCGTCGCCCCCGACGACTTGGCGAAGCGCATGAGGCGGGCGGCGCACTCGCGGACCTGTCCCACGTTGCCCGGCGCGCCCTCGAGCTCCTCCGTGGCCATGGTCTGGATGGAGTCGATGACCACGACGGCGGGACTCGCGGCGGTGGCCGTCTCGAGGATGGCCTCGAGCGAGGTCTCGCACAGGAGCTGCACGGCATCGGCGTGGCCCAGCCGTTCGGCGCGCAGCTTGACCTGGAGGGGCGATTCCTCTCCCGAGACGTACAGGACCTCGGTTCCGCCGGCGGTGAGCGAGGCCGCCACCTGCAAGAGGAGCGTCGACTTCCCGATGCCGGGCTCCCCGCCCACGAGGACCATGGAGCCGGGGACGATCCCGCCGCCGAGGACGAAGTCCAACTCGCTGATGCCGGACGAAAGGCGGGCGGTGCGCGCCGAGCGCACGTCGCGCAGGCGCACGAGGGGCGATGGGCCGGCGCCGGACGCTGCTCCGGGCGCGGCGCGGGAGCGGGACGCCGCCTTCGGGGGGCGCGCGGCCACCTCCTCGGCGAGGGTGTTCCACTCGCCGCAGGCGTCGCACCGCCCCGCCCACTTGGGGTGCTCGGCGCCGCACTCGGTGCAGCGATAGACCGTCCGGTTGCGCAGCGTCGTCACTCCTTGCGCGGCGAATAGTTGTCGAAGCGCGTGTACTTCTTGTGGAAGTACATGCGGACCGTGTCGGTGGGGCCGTTGCGCTGCTTGCCGATGATCACCTCGGCGAGGCCGTCGAGCGGCGTGCCGTCGGCCAGGCGCCGCGGCTCGCCGCGCTCGTCGTGCGACCCCTCGTAGTACTCCGGGCGATAGAGGAACATCACGACGTCGGCGTCCTGCTCGATGGCGCCCGATTCGCGGAGGTCGGAGAGCTGCGGGCGCTTGTTCTCGCCGGTGCGCTGCTCGGGGCCGCGGGACAGCTGCGACAGGCAGATGACCGGGACCTCGAGTTCGCGGGCGAGGATCTTGAGCGAACGCGAGATGTAGCTGACCTCCTGCTGCCGGCTCTCGGAGTCGGCGGGGCCCTGGATCAGCTGCAAGTAGTCGATGATGATCATCCCGATGTTGTTCTCCGCCTTGAGGCGGCGCGACCGCGACCGGATCTCGAGCACGGAGAGCCCGGGGGTGTCGTCGATCCAGATGGGGAGCGTACCGAGGATGCCGGAGGCCTTGGCCAGGTTCCGGAAGTCGTCGTCGGTGAGCTTGCCGCTGCGGAGCTTCTGCGCATCGACCCACCCCTCGGCGGCGAGCATGCGGGTCACCAGCTGCTCCTTGGCCATTTCCAGCGAGAAGAGCGCGACCGGGGTCTTGCCGTAGTAGGCGGCGTTCTGGGCCACGTTGAGCACGAAGGCCGTCTTCCCCATCGACGGGCGCGCGGCGACGATCACGAGCTCCGAGGGCTGGAAGCCCAGGGTGAGCTTGTCGAGGTCGTCGAAGCCCGAGGGGACGCCGGTGACGCTCTCGCCGTGGCGGCTGAGCTCCTCGATCTTTTCCATGGCCTGCCAGAGGAGCTCCTTGATGCGGTGGAACCCTTCCGACTTGCGCGACTGGTTGATCTGGAAGATCCGCTGCTCGGCGACGTCGAGGAGGTCGTGGGAGGTGGACTTCCCTTCGTAGGCCGAGGTGATGATCTCGGTCGAGGTCTCGATGAGGCGGCGGACGAGCGCCTTCTCGCGAATGATCTTGGCGTGATACTCGACGTTGGCCGAGGTCGGGACGACGTCGACGAGCTGGCCGAGATAATCCTTGCCGCCCGACGCCTCGAGTTCGCCGCGCAGGGCGAGTTCGTCGGCGAGGGTGAGGACGTCGACCACCGACCCGCGCTCGTTGAGGGCGAGGATGGCGCGGAAGAGGCGGCGATGCGCCTCGCGGTAGAACATCGTGTCATCGACGAACTCGATCGCACGCACGATGGCGTTGCGATCCATCATCATCGCCGAGATCACCGCCTGCTCGGCGTCCTCCGCGTAGGGAGGGCGCCGATCGCGGAACGGGTCACGCGCCGCGGGCGCGATCGAGGATTCGTCGAGCAAGCTGGACATCTTCCCAGGTCGGGCGCTTCCACGACGGGTTGCGGAGCAACGCCGCCGGGTGGTAGGTGACGATGAGGGGGACCCCGTGGTAGCGGTGGATCTTGCCGCGCAGTTTGCCGATGGGCTCCCGGGTCTGCAATAGTGTTTGCGCCGCAAAGGTCCCGAGGGCCAGGATCACCTTGGGCTGGAGCAGCTCGATCTGCCTAACGAGAAATGGCGAGCAGGCCGCCACTTCCTCGGGCGTGGGGTTCCGGTTGCCGGGCGGACGGTGCTTGAGGACGTTGCAGATGAAGACCTGGTCACGCGACAGGTCGATGGCGGCGAGGATCTTCGTGAGGAGCTGCCCGGCCTGCCCCACGAAGGGGCGCCCCTGCTCGTCCTCGTTGGCGCCAGGCGCCTCGCCCACGCAGACGAAATCCGCCTCGGGATTCCCCTCACCGGGGACCGCCTGCCGGGCCGTCTTGTGGAGCGAGCACGCCTGGCAGCGCCGGGTGGCCTCCGCGATCTCGTCGATCGTGTGCCAGGGTGACGTGGAACCGCCGTCGTGGCCGGGCGCCCCGACCACGAGCCCGGCCGGCACCTGATCGAGGGGGATCGTGGGGGGCTGCCCTGCGTCGCGGGGGGGGCGATCGGGTGATGGCGCGGGCATCGGGGGCGAGGGGGGGGCGTCGGGGAGGGCGTCCGAGGGGACGCCCTGGGGAACGCCCGCCAGGGGGGGGCGCGTCGCGGGCGCGGGAGCACGCTCGGCGTCGGTGCGGACCATCGGTGGGGCCTCCGGGCGCTGCGGCGCGGCTGTGCCCTTGGCTCCCCCGGGCTGCGCGTCCAGGGCGCGGAGCGCTTCGCGCCAGTCGCGTGCTGCGCCGTGGGTGGGAGGGGCATCGGATGGCGGCACCGAGGGGCGCACCGGGCGTTCGAGGGAACGCTCCGCCGCGCGCTCGGGGGCGCGACCCGTGGCGCTCCCGCCCGCGCCGAGGAGGCGCATGACCTCCTCGACCGACATGGAGTCGAGGACCAGCTCCGACTCGCCCGCATCACGCCTCTGCTCCAGGTAGAGGCGCAGCCGCTCCTTAGCGTCCACCGAGCAGCGCCTCGACGCGGTCGAGGATGGCGTCGGCGACGTCGCGCTTGCCCAGGAGCGGGAGGGCGTCGGGGGTGCCGTCAGCCGCAAGCAGGGTGACGCGATTGGTGTCTCCCTCGAATCCCGCCCCCGCCTCGCGCGCATCGTTGATGACGATGAGGTCGAGCGCCTTGCTCGCCAGCTTCTTCCGCCCGTTGGCAACGACGTCGTCGGTCTCCAGGGCGAAGCCCACCACGATGGCCCCCGGCCGCCGCTCCGATGCGGTCTCGCGGAGGATGTCGGGCGCAGGGGTGAGCGCGATGGCGGCGGGCGCCTGGTCCTTCTTGATCTTCGATCCCGCGACCGTGGCCGGCCGGAAGTCGGCCGGGGCCGCCGCCATCACCAGGACGTCGGCGGCGGCGAGGGCCCGCGACACCGCGCCCAGCATCTCCTCGGCGTCCTCGACGCGCTCGACGTCGAGCATCGGGGGGACGGCAATGCCTAACGGGCCGGCGATGAGGTGCACCGACGCCCCGCGGCGCCAGGCCGCTTCGGCCACGGCCACGCCCATCTTGCCGCTGCTGCGGTTGGAGAGGAAGCGCACCGGGTCCAGCGCCTCGCGCGTGGGTCCGGCGGTCACGACGATGCGGCGCCCGGCCAGGGGCGACGACGCCTCGAGGAGGCGCGCGACGTGGTGCATGATCGTCTCGGGCTCCGGCATGCGCCCGGGGCCGCTCCCCTCCCCCACGGCCAGGTCGCCCGTGTCGGGGTCGAGCACGTGGTATCCCAGCTCGCGCAGGTGCGCGACGTTGCGCGTGGTTTGCGGATGTCCCCACATCCGGTCGTTCATGGCCGGGACGACGAGGACGGGGGCGGACGTCGCCAGCAGGGCGGCCGTCAGGAGGTCGTCGGCATGTCCGTGCGCCGCCCGCGCCAGGAGGTCGGCCGTGGCCGGCGCCACCACGACCAGGTCGGCGGCGCGCGCCAGCCGGATGTGGTCGAGCGCGTGTCCCGCGGCGACGAGGACCGTGTGCACGGCGCGTCCCGTGAGCGCCTCGAAGGTGACGGGGCCCACGAACTCCTGCGCCGATCGCGTGAGGACGACGTCCACTTCGGCGCCGGCCTGCGTGAGCAGGCGCGCCAGCGACGCGGACTTGTAGCTGGCGATCCCTCCCGTCACCCCGAGGAGGATCCGGCGCTTCGCAAACGGACGAACGGTCGTTACTCCGCGCGACGACGGGCGACGACCTTGTACTCCACGTCGCCGCGGGACAGCTCTTCCATGGCGCGCGTGGTGAGCTTCTTCTCGGCCGCGCTCGGTGTCAGGCTCTTCGGGATCTCGTTGAGGAGGCGGGCGTACCGCGCCGCCACCAGCACCCCGAGGTACTTGTTGGCGGAATGCGCCGCGATTTCGTCAGGTGTGAAAACTCGCATCTCTCGTCAGGTTGCTCGTGCGTATCTCGTGATCTCGCGGTCCAGCCCGTCCAGCAGCTGCCGCACCCGGTGTTCCAGCAGCGGCACCCGGCGGTGCCGAACCGTCTCTGCCTCGACGATGGAGGCGACCTGCATGAAGGCGCGTTCCAGGTCGTCGTTCACCACCACGTACTGGTAGCTTCCCACCGCCGCCAGTTCGTCACGCGCTCCCGTCAGGCGGCGCAACACCGCATCCGGTGACTCGGTGTTGCGAGCCGTCAGGCGGCTCAGGAGCGTCTCCGCGGAAGGCGGCAGCAGGAAGACTAACACCGACTCCGGGTATGCGGCTACGAATTGCCGTGCCCCCTGGATGTCGATGTCCATCACGACGTGCCGCCCCGTGGCGAAGATCCGCTCGACCTCGCTCTTGAGGGTCCCGTACAGGTTCCCATGCACCTCGGCGGACTCGGCGAAGTCCCCCCGCTCGCGCCGGGCCAGGAAATCGCCGCGGTCCAGGAAGTAGTAGTCCGCCCCGTCGCGCTCCCCGTTGCGGGGAGCGCGCGTGGTGCAGGAAATCGAGTACCCCACATCGGCACGTCGCCCGAGGAGCATCCGGGCGATGGTCGTCTTTCCTCCCCCCGACGGCGACGAGAGGATCAGGGGAAACGGGATCACTCGAGGTTCTCCACCTGCTCGCGAATCCGCTCCAGCTCCTCCTTGATCGTGACCACGTCGGCGAGCATTCGCGCGTCGTTCGCCTTGCTACCGGTCGTGTTGGCCTCGCGCAGCATCTCCTGCAGCAGGAAGCCGAGCCGCTTGCCGATGGGCTCGCCGTCCCGCCGCGCCAGCGTCTGACGGAACGACGCGTTGTGCGACGCGAAGCGAGACAGCTCCTCACTGACGTCGAGGCGGTCGGCGAGGACGGCGATCTCCATCGCGAGGCGCTGCTCGTCCACAGCCACCCCGTGCGCCAATTCGGCGACGGCGGCGCGCAGGCGATCACGCTGCTCCACGAGGCGGACCGGGGAGCGCTCCGCGATGCGCGCGAGTGCGTCCTCGACGATGGCCAGCCGTTCCAGCAGGTACACCGCGAGCCGCTCCCCCTCTTCCTCACGCGCGCGGGCCAGCGCCGCCGCCGAGGCGTCGACGATGGCAAGCAACTCGCTCACGTCGCCCTCCTCGCCCTCCGAGATGGATGACATCACGTCGGGCATGCGGAGCACGGCGGCGACGTCGATCTGCCCGTCCAGCTCGTAGCGCTGCTGCAGGCGGCGCAGGAGCTCGACATACGCGCCGAACCGTGTCTCGTCGATGGCCGGCGCACCCGCGACGCCGCGCTCGACCCGGGCCGAGAGGGAGATGTTCCCCCGGCTCACGCGCTTGCGCAGCGCCTCACGCACCTCACCCTCCCATCGGGCGAGCTCCGAGGGGAGGCGGATGTTGGCGTTGAAGAATCGATGGTTGACGGAGCGGAGTTCGACGGAGACGCGCGCGGCGCCCACCGTCCCTTCCGCCGCGCCAAAGCCGGTCATGCTTCGGATCATGGGAGGCCGCGCAAGTTATTGCGCCACAACAACCTTGTCAATTGAAGAAGTACCAGCGAACACCGTAGTACTGCACCGGCCGGTGCATGAAGTAGCCGGGGACCTGCTGGTATTGCTCGTTGAGCAGGTTCCGGAACTGGTAGCTGAGCGTGGCCTGCAGCAGCCTGATCTCCAGCTGTGCGTTGATGGTCCGGTACTGCGAGGCCGCCACCCTCCCGTCTCCGGTGAGGAAGTATGCCTGGGTTCGGTACTCGTGCGTCACCGCCGCGAGGATGTTGAAGTTCCCCGTCGGGAAGCGCCCAAGCCAGCTGGTGTTGAGGTACAGCTGCGAGCGCGTCTGGTACTGCGGGCGATAGGCGCCTGCGGAATCCCACTTGATGGCGGACACATCGAATCCCACGTCCTTCCAGATCTTTCCGCGCAGGGTCACGAAGGTTCCGGTCATGGCGCCGGTGGCGCTGGCCACGAACGACGTGTCGTAGACGATCGGGGCGACCAACTGGGCGGTGTCGCGAGACATGATCCCCCCGGAAAGCCAGGCGCGGCTGATGCGCAGACCGACCTCGCCACGATACGCCAGCGTCGTGGGATGGGCGCCCACTTCGGTGGGGGCGAATCGGCTGACGGCCCCCGAGATGCCGAGCCACGACAGGGGGAGGAGCCGCCCCGAGACCTCCGTGCGACGCAGCTTCAGCTCGTCCTGCTGTTCGGCGAAGGCCGCGAGCGCGAGCCGCGGCG
This genomic interval carries:
- a CDS encoding threonylcarbamoyl-AMP synthase encodes the protein MEASLGTTIDHLRNRGVLAYPTETVYGFGTAVDHDAVETLVRLKQRPPAKPFLLLIAGSDMLTRLDLALTSDAARLAARHWPGPLTLVLTGGDRRVPARLRGPEGGVAVRWTSHEGLQRLLRAYGDPITSTSANRPRQPPAMSAGEIVQQWQSEITRGIIRVLDGGRLVASPPSTVVDCTGRRPRVIRPGAIPSAVLRESVPHLMGEF
- a CDS encoding DNA repair protein RadA is translated as MRNRTVYRCTECGAEHPKWAGRCDACGEWNTLAEEVAARPPKAASRSRAAPGAASGAGPSPLVRLRDVRSARTARLSSGISELDFVLGGGIVPGSMVLVGGEPGIGKSTLLLQVAASLTAGGTEVLYVSGEESPLQVKLRAERLGHADAVQLLCETSLEAILETATAASPAVVVIDSIQTMATEELEGAPGNVGQVRECAARLMRFAKSSGATVLVVGHVTKGGGIAGPKTLEHIVDTVLYFEGEGTGDHRILRATKNRFGSVDEIGVFRMTEDGLLGVGNPSALFLGDREGRASGSAITALLEGTRPVLVEVQALAAKAGFGTPQRVATGFDGRRLALLLAVLDKRAGLSFAPLDVFLNVVGGLRMQEPAGDLAVAAALASSVYDQALPPDAVFIGEVGLAGEIRPVSQAERRLAEAAQLGFRTVYLSERGVPRRTPDGVRAVGVGSLGGLFKGLFR
- a CDS encoding replicative DNA helicase, which encodes MSSLLDESSIAPAARDPFRDRRPPYAEDAEQAVISAMMMDRNAIVRAIEFVDDTMFYREAHRRLFRAILALNERGSVVDVLTLADELALRGELEASGGKDYLGQLVDVVPTSANVEYHAKIIREKALVRRLIETSTEIITSAYEGKSTSHDLLDVAEQRIFQINQSRKSEGFHRIKELLWQAMEKIEELSRHGESVTGVPSGFDDLDKLTLGFQPSELVIVAARPSMGKTAFVLNVAQNAAYYGKTPVALFSLEMAKEQLVTRMLAAEGWVDAQKLRSGKLTDDDFRNLAKASGILGTLPIWIDDTPGLSVLEIRSRSRRLKAENNIGMIIIDYLQLIQGPADSESRQQEVSYISRSLKILARELEVPVICLSQLSRGPEQRTGENKRPQLSDLRESGAIEQDADVVMFLYRPEYYEGSHDERGEPRRLADGTPLDGLAEVIIGKQRNGPTDTVRMYFHKKYTRFDNYSPRKE
- a CDS encoding guanylate kinase, giving the protein MIPFPLILSSPSGGGKTTIARMLLGRRADVGYSISCTTRAPRNGERDGADYYFLDRGDFLARRERGDFAESAEVHGNLYGTLKSEVERIFATGRHVVMDIDIQGARQFVAAYPESVLVFLLPPSAETLLSRLTARNTESPDAVLRRLTGARDELAAVGSYQYVVVNDDLERAFMQVASIVEAETVRHRRVPLLEHRVRQLLDGLDREITRYARAT
- a CDS encoding YicC family protein — its product is MIRSMTGFGAAEGTVGAARVSVELRSVNHRFFNANIRLPSELARWEGEVREALRKRVSRGNISLSARVERGVAGAPAIDETRFGAYVELLRRLQQRYELDGQIDVAAVLRMPDVMSSISEGEEGDVSELLAIVDASAAALARAREEEGERLAVYLLERLAIVEDALARIAERSPVRLVEQRDRLRAAVAELAHGVAVDEQRLAMEIAVLADRLDVSEELSRFASHNASFRQTLARRDGEPIGKRLGFLLQEMLREANTTGSKANDARMLADVVTIKEELERIREQVENLE